From Elaeis guineensis isolate ETL-2024a chromosome 16, EG11, whole genome shotgun sequence, a single genomic window includes:
- the LOC105058898 gene encoding protein indeterminate-domain 4, chloroplastic, protein MAAASSSAPFFGIREEEHHNQQHHLQQQQSSSTPASSAPAAAQPPAPQKKKRNLPGNPNPDAEVIALSPKTLLATNRFICEVCNKGFQREQNLQLHRRGHNLPWKLRQKNPKEQRRRVYLCPEPTCVHHDPSRALGDLTGIKKHFCRKHGEKKWKCDKCSKRYAVQSDWKAHSKTCGTREYRCDCGTLFSRRDSFITHRAFCDALAQESARIPTGLSSIGSHLYGNSGMSLGLSQVNSQLSSLQDQNHPSADLLRLGGSGGGAQFDHLNPSSFRQPQPPHSSAFFLGGGSSQGFNDDPQSTHPLLQSKPFHGLMQLPDLQANSNNASSSSPAAAATAANLFNLSFFSNGGSTSTMNNNNNNTGNQNTNLLIPDHFNNGNGSTEPTTLFSGNLVNDHIGSGIPSMYNTSMHNESSVPQMSATALLQKAAQMGATTSGGGGSSLLRGFGSSFFSGSKTAGFHATFSGGGGGGCGGGGGGGGGESSRSQVENENHFQDLMNSLANGNTGIFSGGHEQQTGFGGFNPGLCNMDDGKLHQSLPPGGIGGSDRLTRDFLGVNSMVRSMGGGISPREQHLGIDIGSLNSEMKSGSSTRSFGGGNL, encoded by the exons ATGGCAGCAGCCTCGTCGTCGGCTCCCTTCTTtggaatcagagaggaagaacaCCACAACCAACAGCATCATCTCCAGCAGCAGCAATCGTCCTCCACTCCGGCCTCCTCGGCGCCCGCCGCCGCTCAGCCACCAGCTCctcagaagaagaagaggaatctCCCAGGAAATCCAA ATCCAGATGCGGAGGTGATAGCACTGTCGCCCAAGACGCTCCTCGCAACAAATCGGTTCATCTGCGAGGTCTGCAACAAAGGGTTCCAACGGGAGCAGAACCTGCAGTTGCACCGGCGCGGCCACAACCTGCCATGGAAGCTGCGGCAGAAGAACCCCAAGGAGCAGCGGCGCCGGGTGTACCTCTGCCCGGAGCCCACCTGCGTCCACCACGACCCGTCGCGTGCCCTCGGCGACCTCACCGGGATCAAGAAGCACTTCTGCCGCAAGCACGGCGAGAAGAAGTGGAAGTGCGACAAGTGCTCGAAGCGCTACGCCGTGCAGTCGGACTGGAAGGCCCACTCCAAGACCTGCGGCACCCGCGAGTACCGCTGTGACTGTGGCACCCTCTTCTCCAG GCGTGACAGTTTCATCACTCACAGAGCGTTCTGCGATGCGTTAGCACAAGAGAGCGCAAGGATTCCAACGGGCCTGAGCAGCATTGGCAGCCACTTATATGGGAACAGCGGCATGAGTTTGGGCCTCTCCCAAGTTAATTCCCAATTGTCTTCCTTACAAGACCAAAACCACCCATCCGCCGACCTCCTCCGCCTCGGAGGAAGTGGTGGTGGGGCGCAGTTTGATCACCTCAATCCTTCTTCCTTCCGTCAGCCTCAGCCCCCACattcctctgccttctttcttggTGGTGGCTCAAGCCAAGGCTTCAATGATGACCCTCAATCCACTCATCCCTTGCTCCAAAGCAAGCCCTTCCATGGCTTGATGCAACTCCCTGATCTCCAAGCCAACAGCAACAATGCCTCATCTTCCTCCCCGGCTGCTGCTGCCACAGCTGCCAATCTTTTCAACCTCAGCTTCTTCTCTAATGGTGGCAGCACGAGCACCatgaacaacaacaacaacaacactgGCAACCAAAACACCAATCTGCTGATCCCCGATCACTTCAACAATGGGAATGGAAGTACTGAACCAACGACCCTCTTCTCGGGAAATCTCGTGAATGATCACATTGGCTCGGGCATCCCTTCTATGTATAACACCTCAATGCACAATGAATCTTCAGTACCTCAGATGTCGGCAACTGCACTACTTCAGAAGGCTGCCCAAATGGGTGCGACCACCAGCGGCGGCGGCGGTAGCTCCTTGCTCAGAGGATTTGGCAGCTCTTTCTTTAGTGGATCAAAAACCGCTGGTTTCCATGCCACATttagtggtggtggtggtggtggttgtggtggtggtggtggaggtgGTGGTGGAGAGAGCTCAAGGTCTCAGGTAGAGAACGAGAACCATTTCCAAGACCTTATGAACTCCCTCGCCAATGGGAACACTGGAATATTCAGTGGTGGACATGAACAACAGACTGGGTTTGGTGGCTTCAATCCAGGCTTGTGCAACATGGATGATGGCAAGTTGCACCAGAGCCTGCCGCCGGGGGGCATCGGAGGTTCTGATAGATTAACCAGGGACTTTCTTGGGGTGAACAGCATGGTCAGAAGCATGGGGGGAGGGATATCTCCAAGGGAACAGCATCTTGGTATTGACATAGGCTCCttgaattcagaaatgaagtctGGTTCCTCAACTCGGTCATTTGGCGGAGGAAATCTGTGA